From the genome of Pelmatolapia mariae isolate MD_Pm_ZW linkage group LG12, Pm_UMD_F_2, whole genome shotgun sequence, one region includes:
- the LOC134638852 gene encoding RILP-like protein 1 isoform X1, with protein sequence MENRAVSVLDKPAAVLTVVDVYEIAAVLGQEFERMIDKFGCDALVGLVPRVVRVLELLEALVSRGAAGQEAEDLRRELDRLRQERSDRHEQERKHQKELELLEDVWRGEVQDLLSQITQLQAENKRLLVSLSLKETPVTEEDLQKNEAGMSEKEKQVMKKLQDLVDKQRDDIRAKDHELTLKNEDIEALQLQQHRLIRMNQELLHRIGLMEAQGKTLIQQRAELEAAAQAQHQEAGALRLEVTRLKKELRELEREIEVAEIEELPLSKSEISSPASPLMTSAAAAHLSSSFKPNSVWVECGGDPHFLENCFECDKSLSFLRKSANREDNKEEGDEEENSTTLLLNGSTDAEPEEDSDKPRFTLQELRDVLQEKNELKAQVFLLQEELAYYKSDELNTEENTSSIVSSPSPPPSLPVADQRESGIRRLIFTAIMPMVAAGLITDDPTLLPIRRLSFV encoded by the exons ATGGAGAACCGGGCTGTGTCGGTGCTGGACAAACCCGCGGCGGTGCTCACGGTTGTGGATGTGTATGAGATAGCGGCGGTGCTAGGGCAGGAGTTTGAGCGGATGATAGACAAGTTTGGCTGCGACGCTCTTGTCGGATTGGTGCCCCGTGTGGTTCGGGTCCTGGAGCTACTGGAGGCGCTGGTGAGCCGCGGGGCCGCCGGACAGGAGGCCGAGGACCTGCGGAGGGAGCTTGACAGACTGCGGCAGGAGCGGAGCGACAGACACGAGCAGGAGAGGAAGCACCAGAAG GAGTTGGAGTTGCTGGAGGATGTGTGGAGAGGAGAAGTCCAGGACCTGCTTTCTCAAATCACCCAGCTTCAGGCGGAGAACAAGAGGCTGCTGGTGAGCCTCTCACTTAAAGAGACACCGGTCACAGAGGAAGACCTGCAGAAAAATGAAG CAGGAatgtcagagaaagaaaaacaagtgatgAAGAAACTTCAAGACTTGGTGGATAAACAGAGAGACGACATCCGGGCTAAAGATCATGAGCTGACTCTAAAAAATGAGGATATCGAGGCG ctccagctgcagcagcatcgGCTGATAAGGATGAACCAGGAGCTTCTTCACAGGATAGGACTGATGGAGGCTCAGGGCAAGACTCTGATTCAGCAGAGGGCTGAGCTGGAGGCTGCAGCCCAGGCACAACACCAGGAAGCGGGGGCTCTGCGGCTGGAGGTCACCAGGCTGAAAAAGGAGCTGCGGGAGCTGGAGCGAGAGATAGAAGTCGCTGAGATAGAAGAGTTGCCTCTGTCAAAATCTGAGATTTCTTCACCTGCATCCCCACTGATGACT tctgcagcagcagctcaccTTTCTAGCTCCTTCAAACCAAATTCAGTGTGGGTGGAGTGTGGGGGAGATCCACACTTTCTGGAAAACTGTTTCGAGTGCGACAAGAGTCTTTCCTTTCTCCGAAAGTCAGCAAACAGAGAGGATAACAAGGAAGAGGGAGATGAAGAGGAGAACTCAACAACATTGTTACTG AATGGATCGACCGATGCAGAGCCAGAGGAGGACTCGGACAAGCCTCGCTTCACCCTGCAGGAGCTGCGGGACGTCCTGCAGGAGAAGAATGAACTCAAAGCTCAGGTGTTCCTGCTGCAGGAGGAGCTGGCATACTATAAAAG TGATGAGCTGAACACTGAGGAGAACACCAGCTCCATTGTCTCCTCTCCGTCTCCTCCTCCAAGCTTACCTGTGGCTGATCAACGTGAATCAGGAATAAGACGCTT GATCTTCACAGCTATTATGCCAATGGTGGCTGCCGGTTTGATCACAGACGATCCAACGTTGTTGCCAATCAGAAGACTTTCCTTcgtatga
- the rilpl2 gene encoding RILP-like protein 2 isoform X2 — MEFGEESSPARAFEKDAFELTVEDVYDISYVVGRDLLKISSTGEEVSDLQFRIVRVLEMFETLVNKYNLSLEELKMERDNLKSELDRIIKEGSSRPGATSGPNQLVVDLTDPNRPRFTMQELKEVLQERNQLKAQLMVAQEELQLYKSGILPQAQPAMVEVSPSPPWLVETPAATEHRPATINDTKEEKTTIGKLFSFRRK; from the exons ATGGAGTTTGGTGAGGAATCGTCACCAGCTCGGGCTTTCGAGAAGGACGCTTTCGAGCTCACTGTGGAAGATGTGTACGATATCTCGTACGTAGTCGGAAGAGATCTGTTAAAAATCAGCAGCACTGGCGAAGAAGTGTCGGACCTACAGTTTAGGATAGTCCGTGTGTTGGAAATGTTTGAGACTTTGGTCAACAAGTACAACTTGTCTCTGGAGGAGCTGAAAATGGAGCGGGACAACCTCAAGAGTGAGCTGGATAGGATCATCAAGGAGGGCTCCTCCAGGCCTGGCGCG ACTTCGGGACCGAACCAGCTGGTGGTGGACCTGACAGACCCCAACAGACCCCGATTCACTATGCAGGAGCTGAAGGAGGTGCTGCAAGAGAGGAACCAGCTGAAGGCTCAGCTCATGGTGGCCCAGGAGGAGCTTCAGCTGTACAAGAG TGGGATTCTGCCACAAGCTCAACCAGCCATGGTGGAGGTGTCTCCATCTCCACCATGGCTGGTGGAGACACCGGCAGCTACAGAGCACAGACCAGCCACGATAAACgacacaaaagaagaaaagacgACCATAGGCAAACT GTTTTCATTCAGGCgaaaatga
- the LOC134638852 gene encoding RILP-like protein 1 isoform X2 — MENRAVSVLDKPAAVLTVVDVYEIAAVLGQEFERMIDKFGCDALVGLVPRVVRVLELLEALVSRGAAGQEAEDLRRELDRLRQERSDRHEQERKHQKELELLEDVWRGEVQDLLSQITQLQAENKRLLVSLSLKETPVTEEDLQKNEGMSEKEKQVMKKLQDLVDKQRDDIRAKDHELTLKNEDIEALQLQQHRLIRMNQELLHRIGLMEAQGKTLIQQRAELEAAAQAQHQEAGALRLEVTRLKKELRELEREIEVAEIEELPLSKSEISSPASPLMTSAAAAHLSSSFKPNSVWVECGGDPHFLENCFECDKSLSFLRKSANREDNKEEGDEEENSTTLLLNGSTDAEPEEDSDKPRFTLQELRDVLQEKNELKAQVFLLQEELAYYKSDELNTEENTSSIVSSPSPPPSLPVADQRESGIRRLIFTAIMPMVAAGLITDDPTLLPIRRLSFV; from the exons ATGGAGAACCGGGCTGTGTCGGTGCTGGACAAACCCGCGGCGGTGCTCACGGTTGTGGATGTGTATGAGATAGCGGCGGTGCTAGGGCAGGAGTTTGAGCGGATGATAGACAAGTTTGGCTGCGACGCTCTTGTCGGATTGGTGCCCCGTGTGGTTCGGGTCCTGGAGCTACTGGAGGCGCTGGTGAGCCGCGGGGCCGCCGGACAGGAGGCCGAGGACCTGCGGAGGGAGCTTGACAGACTGCGGCAGGAGCGGAGCGACAGACACGAGCAGGAGAGGAAGCACCAGAAG GAGTTGGAGTTGCTGGAGGATGTGTGGAGAGGAGAAGTCCAGGACCTGCTTTCTCAAATCACCCAGCTTCAGGCGGAGAACAAGAGGCTGCTGGTGAGCCTCTCACTTAAAGAGACACCGGTCACAGAGGAAGACCTGCAGAAAAATGAAG GAatgtcagagaaagaaaaacaagtgatgAAGAAACTTCAAGACTTGGTGGATAAACAGAGAGACGACATCCGGGCTAAAGATCATGAGCTGACTCTAAAAAATGAGGATATCGAGGCG ctccagctgcagcagcatcgGCTGATAAGGATGAACCAGGAGCTTCTTCACAGGATAGGACTGATGGAGGCTCAGGGCAAGACTCTGATTCAGCAGAGGGCTGAGCTGGAGGCTGCAGCCCAGGCACAACACCAGGAAGCGGGGGCTCTGCGGCTGGAGGTCACCAGGCTGAAAAAGGAGCTGCGGGAGCTGGAGCGAGAGATAGAAGTCGCTGAGATAGAAGAGTTGCCTCTGTCAAAATCTGAGATTTCTTCACCTGCATCCCCACTGATGACT tctgcagcagcagctcaccTTTCTAGCTCCTTCAAACCAAATTCAGTGTGGGTGGAGTGTGGGGGAGATCCACACTTTCTGGAAAACTGTTTCGAGTGCGACAAGAGTCTTTCCTTTCTCCGAAAGTCAGCAAACAGAGAGGATAACAAGGAAGAGGGAGATGAAGAGGAGAACTCAACAACATTGTTACTG AATGGATCGACCGATGCAGAGCCAGAGGAGGACTCGGACAAGCCTCGCTTCACCCTGCAGGAGCTGCGGGACGTCCTGCAGGAGAAGAATGAACTCAAAGCTCAGGTGTTCCTGCTGCAGGAGGAGCTGGCATACTATAAAAG TGATGAGCTGAACACTGAGGAGAACACCAGCTCCATTGTCTCCTCTCCGTCTCCTCCTCCAAGCTTACCTGTGGCTGATCAACGTGAATCAGGAATAAGACGCTT GATCTTCACAGCTATTATGCCAATGGTGGCTGCCGGTTTGATCACAGACGATCCAACGTTGTTGCCAATCAGAAGACTTTCCTTcgtatga
- the rilpl2 gene encoding RILP-like protein 2 isoform X1, with protein MEFGEESSPARAFEKDAFELTVEDVYDISYVVGRDLLKISSTGEEVSDLQFRIVRVLEMFETLVNKYNLSLEELKMERDNLKSELDRIIKEGSSRPGAQTSGPNQLVVDLTDPNRPRFTMQELKEVLQERNQLKAQLMVAQEELQLYKSGILPQAQPAMVEVSPSPPWLVETPAATEHRPATINDTKEEKTTIGKLFSFRRK; from the exons ATGGAGTTTGGTGAGGAATCGTCACCAGCTCGGGCTTTCGAGAAGGACGCTTTCGAGCTCACTGTGGAAGATGTGTACGATATCTCGTACGTAGTCGGAAGAGATCTGTTAAAAATCAGCAGCACTGGCGAAGAAGTGTCGGACCTACAGTTTAGGATAGTCCGTGTGTTGGAAATGTTTGAGACTTTGGTCAACAAGTACAACTTGTCTCTGGAGGAGCTGAAAATGGAGCGGGACAACCTCAAGAGTGAGCTGGATAGGATCATCAAGGAGGGCTCCTCCAGGCCTGGCGCG CAGACTTCGGGACCGAACCAGCTGGTGGTGGACCTGACAGACCCCAACAGACCCCGATTCACTATGCAGGAGCTGAAGGAGGTGCTGCAAGAGAGGAACCAGCTGAAGGCTCAGCTCATGGTGGCCCAGGAGGAGCTTCAGCTGTACAAGAG TGGGATTCTGCCACAAGCTCAACCAGCCATGGTGGAGGTGTCTCCATCTCCACCATGGCTGGTGGAGACACCGGCAGCTACAGAGCACAGACCAGCCACGATAAACgacacaaaagaagaaaagacgACCATAGGCAAACT GTTTTCATTCAGGCgaaaatga